In the Pyrolobus fumarii 1A genome, one interval contains:
- a CDS encoding Lrp/AsnC ligand binding domain-containing protein: MPVAAFVLLLVQVGKEYEIAEQIKEAAKKAGVDAEVYVVYGEYDIVVKVRAENLSQIDMFVTHIRRLPGVTRTVTLISSA, translated from the coding sequence GCAGCCTTCGTGCTCCTGCTTGTACAGGTGGGTAAAGAGTACGAAATAGCTGAGCAGATAAAGGAGGCTGCTAAGAAGGCGGGGGTTGACGCCGAGGTTTACGTCGTGTATGGCGAGTATGATATAGTTGTTAAGGTGCGCGCCGAGAACCTCTCACAGATAGACATGTTTGTCACCCACATACGCCGCCTGCCAGGCGTAACCAGAACGGTAACCCTGATATCATCTGCGTGA